The genomic DNA CCTGCCTCAGCGGCACCCAGATCGAGGCCCGCCGCGGCGTCCTCCGCGGCTTCGTCACCGCCACCCACGATGGCCGCTACATCGTCATGCCCGGCGGCCTCACCCGCATCGCCGCCTCGCAGGATGCCCTCATCGTCTCCAGCCAGCTCGGCGGCACCTCGAAGGACACTTGGGTCCAAGGCGCCGATAGCGAACCCTTCGTCTCCCTCTGGGAAGAGACCGAGCAATTCACCGAGCCGGACGCCCGCAACGTCCCCAGCCGTTCCGGCGAGAACCTCTACTGGACCGGCCGCTACGCCGAGCGCGCGGAAGGCACCGCCCGCCTCCTCCGCCGCTCCGTCCTCAGCTTCGTGGAGGCCATCGGCGACGATGACGAACAGCTCCGCCGCCACCGCGAGATCCTCATGAGCGGCCTCGTCGGCGTGACCAATTCCGGTCCGCCCAAGCCGGGCGAAACCTTCTCCGCTGTCAGCGATGAAGACGTCGTCGCCTCTCTGCTCCTCGATCCCGCCCGCCCCGGCTCCTTGCCAGGCATTCTCCGCTCCTTCCGGAACTCCACTTACGCCGTCCGCGATCTCTGGTCGCCCGACTCATGGCGCGTCATCGAGGCCGTGATCCGCGAGTGGGTCGAGCGCGAGGCCCCGCAGCGCAAGGATCTCGACGGCTTCACCGATCCCCTCAACCGCCTCATCCTCCACCTCACCGCCCTCCTCGGCCTGAATCTGGAGAGCATGACCCGGGATGCCGGCTGGCGTCTCCTCGACTCCGGCCGCCGCATCGAGCGCGCCCAGTACCTCCTCTCGATCCTCCGCAACTTCCTCGTCGAGACCCGCAGCCCTGCCGAGGAGCAGCTCGTGATGGAGACCGTGCTCGCCGCCTCCGACAGCCTCGTCACCTATCGCAAGCGCTACCGCACCCACCCGCGCATCGAGCTCGTCCTCGAGCTCCTCCTGTTAGAGCCGAACAACGCCCGCTCGCTGCTCTATCAGATCCAGCGCCTCGCCGGAAACATCGAGCAACTCCCCCGCCAGACCCAGGGTGCCCGCCTCACCGCGGAGCAACGCATCCTCGTCGATCTCACCAGCCGCCTCCGCCTCACCGATCTCGGCCAGCTCGCGCTTTCCAGCAATGGCAGCCGCAAGAAGCTCGAAGCCTTCGTCGGCCACATGAGCAGCGCCCTCTACCAGCTCTCGAACGCGCTCACCCTGACCTACTTCCGCCACGCCGACCGCCCGCATTTCCTGCGTGGCTAGCATGGAGCAAAGAGCGGAGAGCAAGAGTCTCTCCTGAAAACTGAACACCGAAGACTCGCAAACTTCTTCCACTCCAAGCTCTAAGCTCCCGGCTCCATGCTCTACCGAATCCGCCACCGGACCAGCTACCGCTACGACGTTCCCGCGAACCTCTGCCACAACGAGGCCCGTCTGCGCCCGCTCGATCTCCCCGGCCAGCGCTGCCTCTCCTGGAAGCTCAAGATCGATCCTGAGCCGGAGTTCCACCGCAGCCGCCACGATTCCTTCGGGAATCACATCGACTACTTCTCCATCCAGCGCCCGCATCCCGAACTCATCATCACCGCGGAGAGCGAAGTGGAAGTCCTCTCCCACGGCCAACTCTCGCTCGAAGCCGGCGGCCCCTGGGAGAAGATGAAGCAGACCCTGCTCGCCTCGAAGGATGCCGCGTCCCTCGATGCCCGCGCCTTCACGCTCTCTTCCCCGCTCATCCCCATCATGCCCGTCCTCGCGGAATTCGCCCGCCAGGACTTCACGCCGGGCCGCTGCGTCCTGGAGGCGGTCTCCGCCTTCAACTCCCGCATCAACCGCGAGTTCAAGTTCGACCCGAATTTCACCACCGTCGCCACTCCGATCACCGAGGTCTTCGAGAACCGCCGCGGCGTCTGCCAGGACTTCGCCCAGCTCATGATCTCCGCCCTGCGCTCGATAGGCCTCCCCGCGCGCTACGTCTCCGGTTACCTCGAGACCCTGCCGCCGCCCGGCAAGCCCAAGATGGTCGGTGCCGATGCCTCCCACGCCTGGGTCTCCGTCTTCGTCCCCGGCCAAGGCTGGATCGACTTCGATCCCACCAACAACCTCCGCCCCGCCGAGCGCCACATCACCGTCGCCACCGGCCGCGACTTCCGTGATGTCTCTCCGCTCCGCGGCGTCACCGTCGGCGGCGCGAACCATCACCTCAAGGTCTCCGTAGACGTCTCCCCCGTCACCTGACCCGGCCCTGGGTGAGCCTACTTTAGTCCGATGCCGTTAAGGACTCGTTTTTGAATCGGAGCCCGCATCGAGGCTCCGGCAGATCGACCACGGATTGTACGGATTCAACGGATTACACGGATGAAGCTGTGTTGGCTTCACGAGAAGAAATGCCCGTTCAGAAATCCTTCTGATCCTGTCTTTGAATCCGTCAAATCCCTTGAATCCGTATAATCCGTAGCAAACGGGGCCTCCCCAGTCCTTAACGGCATTGGACTCTAGTCGGCACGCCCCCCCTCCTCCTCAAAAATTTTGCGCCCTTCTGCGCCTTCTCGCGGCAGAGAAATAACTACTACCATCCAGTAGCTCACTCCCCGTACTTTCCCGCCACCTCCTCCACCGGCAACTTCGGCTTCGATCTCTCCGGCCGGTCTGTCGCCACCCAGGTATTCCCCTCGAAGCGAAAAGTCTCCACCGCAGTCCCCCCGCCCACGTTCACCTCGGCGCCCACCTTCTCCCTCAGGAAGCGGATCTCGTTCCCCGCGATCTTCACGTTCCGGCAGGGCGCGAAACCCTCCTCCTTGGTCTCCTGCAGCACCCGGAAGACCCACTTTTCCGGGTTCACGATCTTGTTCCCCGTGAACTCCGCGCCATCCACTCCGGTGAAGGCCGTGGCACACATGCCGCCCTCGATCGTGTTATCGCGGATGATGATATCCTTCGCCTCGTATTTCACCCCCGGCGGCCGGAAGTAATCCAGCCCCGTCGAGCCGCCCGCCTGGATCGGTCGCTCGCCCGCATTCTTCAGCACGCAGTTCCGGATCGTGATGTCCCGGCAGCCGCCCTTGAACTGCGGGCCGGTGTGCTGCGAGTAGCCTTCCTTCCCCGTGATCGTGCAGCCCTCGATCACCGACTCCGAGCAGCCCACCAGATCAATCGCCTGCCCGCCCCAGCCGCTGATCGTGCAATCCTTGATCCGCAGCCCCTGCAGGCCCGAGCACTTGATCGCATCGAAGTTTCCCTTCGGCCCGATGTCGCTCACCTCCACGCCCTCTAACAGGATTCCCTTCACCGGATCCTCCCGCTTCCCGCCATCGTCCAGGTTGATCCCGTTCGCGCTCTGCCCGCTGCACTTGACGTGTCGCAGCTTCAGGCCCTCGCAGCGCGAGAAATGCCACGCCTGCTTCCCGCCCTTGAAGTGCGGTGGCGCCGTGGCATCCAGCGCCTCCACCGTCAGATCCCCGATCCCCGCCACATGCAGATCCGCCGCATACTCCCCCGGGCCGATCTTAAGAATATCCCCTTTCGCCAGCTTGCCCAGCGCCGCTCTCAATTCCGCGGTGTTCTTGACCACCACCACCTCAGCCCCCACCGGGCAGGACATCAGACAAAGCAGGAGGAACGCGCGCATGACATCTCTACGCACCTTCCCCCGCTCATGTAAACCAAGGAGCGGGTGCGTCTCGCGCCCGCCCGTCAAATGCCTTTACGGCTTGTAGAGTCGGAAGAACTTCCTCGACCCCGCCGTTGC from Luteolibacter rhizosphaerae includes the following:
- a CDS encoding transglutaminase family protein, which produces MLYRIRHRTSYRYDVPANLCHNEARLRPLDLPGQRCLSWKLKIDPEPEFHRSRHDSFGNHIDYFSIQRPHPELIITAESEVEVLSHGQLSLEAGGPWEKMKQTLLASKDAASLDARAFTLSSPLIPIMPVLAEFARQDFTPGRCVLEAVSAFNSRINREFKFDPNFTTVATPITEVFENRRGVCQDFAQLMISALRSIGLPARYVSGYLETLPPPGKPKMVGADASHAWVSVFVPGQGWIDFDPTNNLRPAERHITVATGRDFRDVSPLRGVTVGGANHHLKVSVDVSPVT
- a CDS encoding right-handed parallel beta-helix repeat-containing protein, with the translated sequence MRAFLLLCLMSCPVGAEVVVVKNTAELRAALGKLAKGDILKIGPGEYAADLHVAGIGDLTVEALDATAPPHFKGGKQAWHFSRCEGLKLRHVKCSGQSANGINLDDGGKREDPVKGILLEGVEVSDIGPKGNFDAIKCSGLQGLRIKDCTISGWGGQAIDLVGCSESVIEGCTITGKEGYSQHTGPQFKGGCRDITIRNCVLKNAGERPIQAGGSTGLDYFRPPGVKYEAKDIIIRDNTIEGGMCATAFTGVDGAEFTGNKIVNPEKWVFRVLQETKEEGFAPCRNVKIAGNEIRFLREKVGAEVNVGGGTAVETFRFEGNTWVATDRPERSKPKLPVEEVAGKYGE